A stretch of Anas acuta chromosome 3, bAnaAcu1.1, whole genome shotgun sequence DNA encodes these proteins:
- the EYA4 gene encoding eyes absent homolog 4 isoform X20, which produces MDRLTLLLVITSSGYSPRSAHQYSPQIYPSKPYPHILSTPAAQTMSAYAGQTQYSGMQQPAVYTAYSQTGQPYSLPTYDLGVMLPGIKTESGLSQTQSPLQSGCLSYSPGFSTPQPGQTPYSYQMPGSSFTPSSTIYANNSVSNSTNFSSSQQDYPSYTAFGQNQYAQYYSASTYGAYMTSNNTADVTSSSSSTYQLQESLPGLTSQPGTDLHSGEFDTVQSPSTPIKDLDERTCRSSGSKSRGRGRKNNPSPPPDSDLERVFVWDLDETIIVFHSLLTGSYAQKYGKLCSPFTPSLSETSESIFLLPSGEHGTETPCGDPPMAVTLGLRMEEMIFNLADTHLFFNDLEECDQVHIDDVSSDDNGQDLSTYSFATDGFHAAASSANLCLPTGVRGGVDWMRKLAFRYRRVKELYNTYKNNIGGLLGPAKRDAWLQLRAEIEALTDSWLTNALKSLSIISTRSNCVNVLVTTTQLIPALAKVLLYSLGGAFPIENIYSATKIGKESCFERIMQRFGRKVVYVVIGDGVEEEQAAKKHNMPFWRISSHSDLLALHQALELEYL; this is translated from the exons ATGGATCGCTTGACACTTTTACTGG taatAACAAGTAGTGGTTACAGCCCAAGATCAGCGCATCAATACTCACCACAGATATATCCCTCCAA GCCCTATCCACACATTCTTTCTACACCAGCAGCTCAAACAATGTCTGCCTATGCCGGACAAACCCAGTATTCAGGAATGCAGCAACCAGCGGTCTATACAGCCTACTCACAGACAGGACAGCCATACAGCCTACCTACTTACG ATTTGGGTGTAATGTTGCCAGGCATCAAGACGGAAAGTGGGCTCTCGCAGACGCAGTCACCACTGCAGAGTGGGTGCCTCAGTTACAGTCCAGGTTTTTCCACCCCACAGCCAGGCCAAACACCGTATTCATATCAGATGCCAG GTTCTAGTTTTACACCATCATCCACTATTTATGCAAACAATTCTGTTTCAAATTCTACAAACTTCAGTAGTTCACAACAG GATTATCCATCATACACAGCTTTTGGCCAAAACCAGTATGCACAGTATTACTCAGCATCAACATATGGTGCATATATGACCTCAAACAACACAGCTGATGTCActtcttcatcatcatcaacCTACCAGTTACAAGAATCTCTCCCTGGCCTGACTAGTCAACCAGGTACAGATCTACATTCag GGGAGTTTGACACAGTACAGAGCCCCTCCACGCCAATCAAAGATCTTGATGAGAGAACATGTAGGAGTTCTGGGTCAAAGTCTCGGGGTAGAGGGCGGAAGAATAATCCATCACCCCCTCCGGACAGTGACTTGGAG cgtGTATTTGTTTGGGATTTGGATGAAACAATCATAGTTTTTCATTCACTGCTTACAGGATCCTATGCACAAAAGTATGGCAAG TTGTGCTCTCCATTCACTCCCTCATTGTCTGAGACCTCTGAGTCCATTTTCCTACTGCCTTCTGGAGAGCACGGAACAGAAACTCCTTGTGGA gATCCACCAATGGCAGTGACCCTTGGACTACGAATGgaagaaatgatttttaatcTTGCTGATACACACTTATTTTTTAACGATTTAGAG gaaTGTGATCAAGTTCACATAGATGATGTTTCTTCTGATGATAATGGACAAGACCTAAG TACCTACAGTTTTGCAACTGATGGCTTCCATGCAGCTGCAAGTAGTGCAAACCTTTGTCTGCCAACAGGTGTAAGAGGAGGGGTTGACTGGATGAGGAAGCTGGCTTTCCGTTACAGAAGAGTAAAAGAGTTGTATAATACTTACAAGAACAACATAGGAG GACTCCTGGGACCTGCTAAAAGAGATGCATGGTTGCAATTAAGAGCAGAGATTGAAGCTCTGACAGACTCCTGGCTAACAAATGCACTTAAATCATTATCAATTATCAGCACAAG gAGTAACTGTGTAAATGTGTTGGTAACAACAACCCAGCTTATCCCAGCACTTGCAAAAGTCTTGTTATACAGCTTAGGAGGAGCTTTTCctattgaaaatatttacagtgcaACCAAAATAG gaaaagaaagttgCTTTGAACGAATAATGCAAAGGTTTGGCAGAAAAGTAGTGTATGTTGTAATTGGGGATGGTGTAGAAGAAGAACAGGCAGCAAAAAAG CACAACATGCCTTTCTGGAGGATATCCAGTCATTCGGACCTCTTGGCTCTCCATCAAGCACTGGAACTAGAGTATTTGTAA
- the EYA4 gene encoding eyes absent homolog 4 isoform X8 — MEMQDLASPHNLVGSSDASGSSKLDKPNLSSTSVTTNGTGGDNMTVLNTADWLLSCSTPSSATSMRDPVSLLAVKTEPMNSNETTTTTGDGSLDTFTGSVITSSGYSPRSAHQYSPQIYPSKPYPHILSTPAAQTMSAYAGQTQYSGMQQPAVYTAYSQTGQPYSLPTYDLGVMLPGIKTESGLSQTQSPLQSGCLSYSPGFSTPQPGQTPYSYQMPGSSFTPSSTIYANNSVSNSTNFSSSQQDYPSYTAFGQNQYAQYYSASTYGAYMTSNNTADVTSSSSSTYQLQESLPGLTSQPGTDLHSGEFDTVQSPSTPIKDLDERTCRSSGSKSRGRGRKNNPSPPPDSDLERVFVWDLDETIIVFHSLLTGSYAQKYGKLCSPFTPSLSETSESIFLLPSGEHGTETPCGDPPMAVTLGLRMEEMIFNLADTHLFFNDLEECDQVHIDDVSSDDNGQDLSTYSFATDGFHAAASSANLCLPTGVRGGVDWMRKLAFRYRRVKELYNTYKNNIGGLLGPAKRDAWLQLRAEIEALTDSWLTNALKSLSIISTRSNCVNVLVTTTQLIPALAKVLLYSLGGAFPIENIYSATKIGKESCFERIMQRFGRKVVYVVIGDGVEEEQAAKKHNMPFWRISSHSDLLALHQALELEYL, encoded by the exons GGTTGCTGAGTTGCAGTACTCCCTCCTCTGCAACAAGTATGAGAGATCCTG TGTCTCTTCTTGCAGTCAAAACAGAGCCCATGAACAGCAACGAAACAACAACCACAACTGGAGATGGATCGCTTGACACTTTTACTGGGTCAG taatAACAAGTAGTGGTTACAGCCCAAGATCAGCGCATCAATACTCACCACAGATATATCCCTCCAA GCCCTATCCACACATTCTTTCTACACCAGCAGCTCAAACAATGTCTGCCTATGCCGGACAAACCCAGTATTCAGGAATGCAGCAACCAGCGGTCTATACAGCCTACTCACAGACAGGACAGCCATACAGCCTACCTACTTACG ATTTGGGTGTAATGTTGCCAGGCATCAAGACGGAAAGTGGGCTCTCGCAGACGCAGTCACCACTGCAGAGTGGGTGCCTCAGTTACAGTCCAGGTTTTTCCACCCCACAGCCAGGCCAAACACCGTATTCATATCAGATGCCAG GTTCTAGTTTTACACCATCATCCACTATTTATGCAAACAATTCTGTTTCAAATTCTACAAACTTCAGTAGTTCACAACAG GATTATCCATCATACACAGCTTTTGGCCAAAACCAGTATGCACAGTATTACTCAGCATCAACATATGGTGCATATATGACCTCAAACAACACAGCTGATGTCActtcttcatcatcatcaacCTACCAGTTACAAGAATCTCTCCCTGGCCTGACTAGTCAACCAGGTACAGATCTACATTCag GGGAGTTTGACACAGTACAGAGCCCCTCCACGCCAATCAAAGATCTTGATGAGAGAACATGTAGGAGTTCTGGGTCAAAGTCTCGGGGTAGAGGGCGGAAGAATAATCCATCACCCCCTCCGGACAGTGACTTGGAG cgtGTATTTGTTTGGGATTTGGATGAAACAATCATAGTTTTTCATTCACTGCTTACAGGATCCTATGCACAAAAGTATGGCAAG TTGTGCTCTCCATTCACTCCCTCATTGTCTGAGACCTCTGAGTCCATTTTCCTACTGCCTTCTGGAGAGCACGGAACAGAAACTCCTTGTGGA gATCCACCAATGGCAGTGACCCTTGGACTACGAATGgaagaaatgatttttaatcTTGCTGATACACACTTATTTTTTAACGATTTAGAG gaaTGTGATCAAGTTCACATAGATGATGTTTCTTCTGATGATAATGGACAAGACCTAAG TACCTACAGTTTTGCAACTGATGGCTTCCATGCAGCTGCAAGTAGTGCAAACCTTTGTCTGCCAACAGGTGTAAGAGGAGGGGTTGACTGGATGAGGAAGCTGGCTTTCCGTTACAGAAGAGTAAAAGAGTTGTATAATACTTACAAGAACAACATAGGAG GACTCCTGGGACCTGCTAAAAGAGATGCATGGTTGCAATTAAGAGCAGAGATTGAAGCTCTGACAGACTCCTGGCTAACAAATGCACTTAAATCATTATCAATTATCAGCACAAG gAGTAACTGTGTAAATGTGTTGGTAACAACAACCCAGCTTATCCCAGCACTTGCAAAAGTCTTGTTATACAGCTTAGGAGGAGCTTTTCctattgaaaatatttacagtgcaACCAAAATAG gaaaagaaagttgCTTTGAACGAATAATGCAAAGGTTTGGCAGAAAAGTAGTGTATGTTGTAATTGGGGATGGTGTAGAAGAAGAACAGGCAGCAAAAAAG CACAACATGCCTTTCTGGAGGATATCCAGTCATTCGGACCTCTTGGCTCTCCATCAAGCACTGGAACTAGAGTATTTGTAA